The segment ATGTTCATTCCGGCGTCGACGAGGGCTTTGATCTGCTCGTACGAGTCGGTGGCGGGTCCCAGAGTGCAGACGATCTTTGCTCGGCGCATGTTTCGACTCTATGACTTACCGAGCGGTAGGGAACTGTAAGAAAGTGACTGCCCAACGAGCGCTTGATGAAAGGCTGTTGACAACTAATGAAATGCGCGCGAAGGCGCTCCGATGAGCGGAATATAGCTCTCGCGGCGGGCGGTCTCACAGTACGGGACGGGTCATCGTAAAGCGCGCGTTGACATGGGCGTAGACGGCCTGGCGCTGGGGTTCGAGATCGAGGGCGGGGGCGGATTCCTGGGTGGCGCCGCCGTAGCCGGCGAAGGAGCGCATGGCGGGGGCGGCCGTGGGGGCGGAGTTCTCGGCGCCGAGGTCGGCGATTTCGAGCAGGGCGTCGAGGCGGGCGCTGAGGGCTTCGGCGTATTCGCGGGCGCGCTGGACGGCTTCGTGGACGGCTTGGGTGCGGGCGGCGCGGTGGGCGGGTGAGTCGGGGCGCAGGGCCCACCAGGGGCCGTCGACGCGGGTGAGGTCGAGGTCGGCGAGGCGGGTGGTGAGTTCACCGAGGAGGGTGAAGTCGTTGAGGGTGGCGGTGTGGGTGACGCGTCCGTGGTAGGCGCGGATGCGTTCGTGGCGGCCTTTTTCGGTGAGCTGGGGGGTGAGGCTGAAGGTGCCGGTCTCGAGCTTTTCGATGGCGTCGCCGTAGCTCTTGATGAGGGTGAGGGCGGCTTCGTTGCGGCGGGTGAGGTCGGCGAGGGCGGCGGTGCGGTCGGTGCCGCGGGCGCTGACGGTGACGGCGAGGCGGGCGATTTCGGGGTCGACTTCGAGGCGGGCTTCGCCGCGTACGGCGAGGCGCGGGGTGTCGGGGGTGCCGTAGGGAAGGGTGGTGGGGGTGGTGCCGGTGGTGGGAACGGTGGGGGTGTCGTCGGCGTCGGTCATGGGTTGCTCCCGGGTGCGGGGGTGTGGGTGGTGAAGGGTCGCATATCGGGGTGGCCGCTGGCGGGTAGTCAGGCCGCCGAGTGTGAGGGGTGTTCCGGGCGGGGCGGCTGCGCCAGAATCTACGCGCGTTGCCCACCGGTGTGGCGGCTTTCGTCCGCATGGTTCCGCGTTCTCCGAGGGAGTTGGCATGTCGCTCGACCGTAGGAAGTTCTTGGGGAGTTCTGTGGTGACGGGAGCGGGTGTGGCCCTCGTGGGCGGTGCGCCGGCGGCGGAGGCGGCGGCCCGGGAGCCGGGCGGGCACGGGCACGGCTGTCGGGAGCGGTATGCGTTCACGGTCATGGGCACGACGGATCTGCACGGCAATGTCTTCAACTGGGACTACGCCACGGATGCGGAATTCGATGACGCGGCGCACAACGATGTGGGGCTGGCGAAGATTTCCACCCTGGTGAACGAGGTGCGACGGGAGAAAGGCCGGCAGCACACCCTGCTGATCGATGCGGGTGACACCATTCAGGGGACGCAGCTGGCGTATTACTACGCCAAGGTGGATCCGATCACGGATCCGGACGGTCCGGTGCATCCGATGGCGCGGGCGATGAATGCGATCGGCTATGACGCGGCGGCGCTGGGGAATCATGAGTTCAATTACGGGATTCCGGTGCTGCGGAAGTTCGAGGAGAGCTGTGATTTTCCGCTGCTGGGGGCGAATGCGGTGGATGCGAGATCCCTGCGTCCGGCGTTCCGGCCGTATGTGCTGAAGCGATTGCGGTCACCGCGGGGGCGGGTGGTGACGGTGGCCGTGCTGGGTCTGACGAATCCCGGGATCGCGATCTGGGACAAGGCGCATGTGCAGGGAAAGCTGGCGTTTCCGGGGCTGGTGGAGCAGGCGGCGAAGTGGGTGCCGAAGCTGCGGTCGATGGGCGCGGATGTGGTGTTCGTCGCGGCGCATTCCGGGATGAGCGGTACGTCGTCGTACGGGGATCAGCTGCCGTATGTGGAGAATGCGGCGGCATTGATGGCGGAGCAGGTGCCGGGGATCGATGCGGTGTTGGTGGGGCATGCGCATGTGGAGGTTCCCGAGCGGCGGGTGCGGAATGAGCGGTCGGGCCGGGAGGTGGTGCTGTCGGAGCCGCTGAAGTGGGGGCAGCGGCTGACGCTTTTCGATGTGGTGGTCGAGTGGCGCCGGGGGCGTTGGGAGGTGGGGTCGGTCGGTTCGCGGGTCATGAATGCGAATGCGGTGGCGGAGGATGCGCGGATCACGGGTCTGCTGCGGGCGGAGCACCGGAAGGTCGTGGCGTATGTGAACCGGGTGATCGGCCGGTCGAAGGCGGAGATGACGGCGGCCGAGGCGCCGGTGCGGGACACGCCCCTGCTGGATTTCATCGCATGGGTGCAGGCGGAGGTGGTGCGCAAGGCGCTGGCGGGGTCGGCGTATGCGTCGTTGCCGGTGGTGTCGCAGGCGTCGTGTTTTTCGCGGACCGCGCGGGTGCCGGAGGGTGATGTGACGATCCGGTCGATGGCGGCGCTCTATCCGTTCGACAACACCCTGGAGGCCCGGGTGTTGACGGGGGCTCAGCTGCGGGCGTATCTGGAGTTCTCGGCGCGGTATTACGTGCGGACGCCGGCCGGTGGGGGTCCGGTGGATCCCTCGAAGGTGACGAATGCGGACGGTGTTCCGGATTACAACTACGACGTGGTGCGTGGGGTGTCGTACGAGGTCGATATCGCGAAGCCGGCGGGGCAGCGGATCGGGAAGCTGATGTTCGGCGGGAAGCCGTTGGACGATGCGGCGCGGTTCGTGCTGGCGGTGAACAATTACCGGGCGAGCGGTGGCGGCAATTTCCCGCATGTGGCGGCTGCCGAGCAGGTGTGGTCGGCGTCGGACGAGATCCGGAATCTGATGATCGGGTGGGTGCAGGGGACCGGGGAGATCGATCCGGCTCAATTCGCCTCGGTGGACTGGATGTTGACCCGGGACGGGGTGCCGGTGTTCTGAGTCGGGGCGGGGGCCGGGAGGTCGCCCCCGAGCGGCGGCGGGTGCGGGTCAGCGGCGGGGCACGAGGGTGGAGCCCTGGCGGGGAACCGTGCCCGCGCGGCCGGTGGTGGGCTGCGGGAGGCCGAAGGTGGTGAAGGCGGTGCGGGTGGGGAGCGGGTAGGGGGTGTTGCCGGTTAGGGAGTTGAGGATGGTGGCGCTGCGCCAGGCGGCGAGGCCGAGGTCGGGGGCGCCTACGCCGTGGGTGTGGGTTTCGGCGTTCTGGACGTAGACCGAGCCGGTGACGGTGGGGTCGAGGACCAGCCGGTGGTGGGCGTCGATGCGGGGGCGGGCGCCGGAGTCGCGGCGTACGTATGGGTCGAGGGCGGCGAGCAGGGTGTCCATCCGGCGTTCGCGGTAGCCGGTGGCGAGGACGACGGCGTCGGTGGTGAGGCGGGAGCGGGTGCCTTGCTGGAGGTGGTCGAGGTGGAGTTCGACCTTGGTGGTGCCGACGCGGCCCGCGGTGCGGACGAAGACGCCGGGGGTGAGGGTGGCGTCGGGCCAGCCGCCGTCGAGGGTGCGGCGGTAGAGCTCGTCGTGGAGGGCGGCGAGGGTGGTGTGGTCGATGCCTTTGTGGAGCTGCCACTGGCCGGGGACGAGGTCGTCGCGGACGCGTTCGGGGAGGGCGTGGAAGTAGCGGGTGTAGTCGGGGGTGAAGTGTTCGAGGCCGAGCTTGCTGTACTCCATGGGGGCGAAGGCGGGGGTGCGGGCGAGCCAGTGCAGGCGTTCGCGGCCGGCGGGGCGGGCGCGGAGCTGGTCGAGGAAGATTTCGGCGCCCGACTGGCCGGCGCCGATGACGGTGAGGTGGTCGGCGGCGAGCAGCCGTTCGCGGTGGTCGAGGTAGTCGGCGGAGTGGATGACGGGGACGGCGGGGGCGTCGGCGAGGGGGCGTAGCGGGACGGGGATGTGGGGGGTGGTGCCGATGCCGAGGACGAGGTTGCGGGCGTAGGTGCGGCCGAGGGCTTCGGCTTCGCCGTCGGTGTCGAGTTGGGTGAAGTCGACTTCGAAGAGTTCGCGTTCGGGGTTCCAGCGGATGGCGTCGATCTGGTGGCCGAAGTGCAGGGTGGGGAGTTTTTCGCTGACCCAGCGGCAGTAGGCGTCGTATTCGGCGCGGTGGATGTGGAAGCGCTCGGCGAAGTAGAACGGGAAGAGGCGTTCGCGGGTCTTGAGGTAGTTGAGGAAGGTCCAGGGGCTGGCGGGGTCGACGAGGGTGACGAGGTCGGCGAGGAAGGGGACTTGGAGGGTGGCGCCGTCGATGAGGAGGCCGGGGTGCCAGTGGAAGGCGGGGCGCTGGTCGTAGAAGGCGGTGCGGAGGTGGGTGAGGGGGTGGGCGAGGGCGGCGAGGGAGAGGTTGAAGGGGCCGACGCCGATGCCGGCGAGGTCGAGGGGTTCGTCGGGGCTCGTGGTGTCGTCGGTGAGGGGGCCTTGGGGGTGTGGAGTGCTGCTCATCTGGGGGTGTGGCCTTCCACGAGTTTGAGGAGGGTGCTGAGGTCTCCGGGTTGGGTGTGGGGGTTGAGGAGGGTGGCCTTGAGCCAGAGCCCGGTGGGGGTGGTGGCGCGGCCGAGCACGGCCTGGCCGTCGGTGAGGAGGGTGCGGCGGATGGTGGCGAGGGTGGTGTGGTCGGCGCCGGTGGGGCGGAAGAGGACGGTGCTGAGGGTGGGGCGGGAGTGGAGTTCGTAGCGGGGGTGGGCCTCGATGAGGTCGGCGAGGGTCTGGGCAGCGGCGAGGGTGCGGTCGACGAGTTCGCCGAGGCCGTGGCGGCCGAGGGCCTTGAGGGTGACCGCGATTTTGAGGATGTCGGGGCGGCGGGTGGTGCGCAGTGAGCGGCTGAGCAGGTCGGGGAGGCCGGCGTCGGTGTCGTCGTCGGCGTTGAGGTAGTCGGCCTGGTGGGCGAGGGGGGCCAGGGTGGCGGGCCCGGGGACGGCGAGAAGGCCGGCCGCGACGGGTTGCCAGCCGAGTTTGTGCAGGTCGAGGGCGACGGTGTGGGCGCGGGCGAGGCCGTGCAGGGCGGTGCGGTGGGTGTCGCTGAAGAGGAGGGTTCCGCCGTAGGCCGCGTCGATGTGGAAGCGGGCGCCGTGCTGTTCGGCGACGTCGGCGAGGGCGGGCAGGGGGTCGATGGCGCCGGAGTCGGTGGTGCCTGCGGTGGCGGTGAGGAGGACGGGGCCGGTGCGTCCGGCGAGGTTGGCCAGGCAGCTGTGGACGGTGTCGGCGGTGAGGATGCCGTCGGGGGTGGGGAGGGTGAGGGGTTCGGGGAGGCCCAGGAGCCAGGCGGCGCGGTGGATGCTGTGGTGGGCGTTGGCGCCGCAGACGATCTGGAGGGGGCGGGCGGGCCGGTGGGGGTCGGTCGCGGTGCCGTCGGGGGCGGTGGCTTCGCGGGCGAGGAGCAGGGCGAGCTGGTTGGATTCGGTGCCGCCGGTGGTGATCAGCGCGTCGGGGTCGGTGGCCTGGGGGTAGACCAGCGCGGCGAGGGCGCGGCTGGTGAGGGCTTCGAGGGTGGAGGCGGCGGGGGCCTGGTCCCAGGAGTCGAGGGAGGGGTTGAGGGCGGCGGCGGCGAGGTCGGCGGCGGCGGCGAGGGCCAGCGGCGGGCAGTGCAGATGGGCGGCGCAGTGCGGGTCGGCGGGGTCGGCGGCGCCGGCGGCGAGGGTGTGGACGAGGGTGCGCAGGGCGGCGACCGGGCCGCTGCCGTGGTCGGGGAGCAGGGGGTGGCAGGCGTCGCGTACGGTGCGGGCGACCGTTTCGGGGCCGCCGGGGGGCAGGGGGCCGGCGCGGTCCTCGGCTCCGGTGGTGAGGGCGTCGAGGACGGTGTCGAGGAGGGGGCGGAGTGCGCGGGGGCCGTTGGTGCCGCCTGCGAGGGCGGTGCCGGCAGGGGGCACAGGCATCAATGTGCTCTTCTGTCAGGGGAGTTCGGGCCGCGGCCCGGTGCGGACGAGCCCTTTTAGGCGGCCCTAAGTTACTTTCCCTGTACGGTGCGTATCCACTGGTCGCGGTCATACCACCCGTAAGTGGTACGGGTGTACCGCACGTGTTCGGGTGCCGCCGGCTGCCGGTCCGGCGGCGCCCGGTGCGTTCAGCCGGCGGTCAGGCGCCGCCGGCCGCGGCGCGTACCCGCAGGGCCCACCGCAGGTCGTCGAGTTGGTCGAGGAGCTTACGGCGCAGGGCCGGGGTCGGGTCGCGGTCGGTGAGGCAGGCCTCGCCGAGCAGGAGGGTGTGGTCCTCGACGAAGGGCGCCGGGAAGGCGTAGCGGCCGGCGGCCGTGGCGAGGGCCGGGCCGCGGGCGGCAGCGAGGCCGGGGACCTCGGTGAAGTAGCGGTCGACGTAGGGGCGCAGCAGGTCGAGCTGTTCGGGGGCCCAGAAGCCGGTGGCGGTGGCCGTGAACAGGTAGTTGGAGAGGGCGGCCGCGCCGTCGGTGGTGAACAGGGCGTCCCAGGCGGCCTGTTTGGCGGCCGGGTCGGGGAGCGCGGCATGGCAGCGGGCGGCGCCCTCGCGGCCGGTGGCGCTGGGGTCGCGGGCGAGTTCGGCGTCGATGGCGTCCGGGGTGGTGGCGCCGAGGGTGGCGAGCCGGCCGAGGATGCGCCAGCGCAGTTCGGGGTCGAGGCGGGGGCCGCCGGGGACACTGCCGTCGTCGAGCCAGTCCTGGATGCCCGCGGGGGTGGTGGCGCTGTCGATGAAGGCGCGTACGGCGGTGAGCCGCAGTCCTGCTTCGGTGCCGTGTTCAGGGCCCTCG is part of the Streptomyces platensis genome and harbors:
- a CDS encoding SIMPL domain-containing protein; the protein is MTDADDTPTVPTTGTTPTTLPYGTPDTPRLAVRGEARLEVDPEIARLAVTVSARGTDRTAALADLTRRNEAALTLIKSYGDAIEKLETGTFSLTPQLTEKGRHERIRAYHGRVTHTATLNDFTLLGELTTRLADLDLTRVDGPWWALRPDSPAHRAARTQAVHEAVQRAREYAEALSARLDALLEIADLGAENSAPTAAPAMRSFAGYGGATQESAPALDLEPQRQAVYAHVNARFTMTRPVL
- a CDS encoding bifunctional metallophosphatase/5'-nucleotidase yields the protein MSLDRRKFLGSSVVTGAGVALVGGAPAAEAAAREPGGHGHGCRERYAFTVMGTTDLHGNVFNWDYATDAEFDDAAHNDVGLAKISTLVNEVRREKGRQHTLLIDAGDTIQGTQLAYYYAKVDPITDPDGPVHPMARAMNAIGYDAAALGNHEFNYGIPVLRKFEESCDFPLLGANAVDARSLRPAFRPYVLKRLRSPRGRVVTVAVLGLTNPGIAIWDKAHVQGKLAFPGLVEQAAKWVPKLRSMGADVVFVAAHSGMSGTSSYGDQLPYVENAAALMAEQVPGIDAVLVGHAHVEVPERRVRNERSGREVVLSEPLKWGQRLTLFDVVVEWRRGRWEVGSVGSRVMNANAVAEDARITGLLRAEHRKVVAYVNRVIGRSKAEMTAAEAPVRDTPLLDFIAWVQAEVVRKALAGSAYASLPVVSQASCFSRTARVPEGDVTIRSMAALYPFDNTLEARVLTGAQLRAYLEFSARYYVRTPAGGGPVDPSKVTNADGVPDYNYDVVRGVSYEVDIAKPAGQRIGKLMFGGKPLDDAARFVLAVNNYRASGGGNFPHVAAAEQVWSASDEIRNLMIGWVQGTGEIDPAQFASVDWMLTRDGVPVF
- a CDS encoding lysine N(6)-hydroxylase/L-ornithine N(5)-oxygenase family protein; the encoded protein is MSSTPHPQGPLTDDTTSPDEPLDLAGIGVGPFNLSLAALAHPLTHLRTAFYDQRPAFHWHPGLLIDGATLQVPFLADLVTLVDPASPWTFLNYLKTRERLFPFYFAERFHIHRAEYDAYCRWVSEKLPTLHFGHQIDAIRWNPERELFEVDFTQLDTDGEAEALGRTYARNLVLGIGTTPHIPVPLRPLADAPAVPVIHSADYLDHRERLLAADHLTVIGAGQSGAEIFLDQLRARPAGRERLHWLARTPAFAPMEYSKLGLEHFTPDYTRYFHALPERVRDDLVPGQWQLHKGIDHTTLAALHDELYRRTLDGGWPDATLTPGVFVRTAGRVGTTKVELHLDHLQQGTRSRLTTDAVVLATGYRERRMDTLLAALDPYVRRDSGARPRIDAHHRLVLDPTVTGSVYVQNAETHTHGVGAPDLGLAAWRSATILNSLTGNTPYPLPTRTAFTTFGLPQPTTGRAGTVPRQGSTLVPRR
- a CDS encoding pyridoxal phosphate-dependent decarboxylase family protein; translation: MPVPPAGTALAGGTNGPRALRPLLDTVLDALTTGAEDRAGPLPPGGPETVARTVRDACHPLLPDHGSGPVAALRTLVHTLAAGAADPADPHCAAHLHCPPLALAAAADLAAAALNPSLDSWDQAPAASTLEALTSRALAALVYPQATDPDALITTGGTESNQLALLLAREATAPDGTATDPHRPARPLQIVCGANAHHSIHRAAWLLGLPEPLTLPTPDGILTADTVHSCLANLAGRTGPVLLTATAGTTDSGAIDPLPALADVAEQHGARFHIDAAYGGTLLFSDTHRTALHGLARAHTVALDLHKLGWQPVAAGLLAVPGPATLAPLAHQADYLNADDDTDAGLPDLLSRSLRTTRRPDILKIAVTLKALGRHGLGELVDRTLAAAQTLADLIEAHPRYELHSRPTLSTVLFRPTGADHTTLATIRRTLLTDGQAVLGRATTPTGLWLKATLLNPHTQPGDLSTLLKLVEGHTPR